CCGTAGTTACTGCGATTTTGGTTCCAATGACTTCTACTGTAGCCCCAGAAACATTGTTTTCAGCATAATTGTCCAATACTTTTCCGCATATATTAACAACTGTGTTTTTGGCCAATGCGTAATATCGGTCATCTATTTTCTCGGTTTTTAGCTGTAAATGTTGTTCAAGATAATTTAGAATTTCATTTAATGAAACCACATTTTCAGGCATGGAAATGGTCAAGTTGTCCAAATCCTTATCAAGGTATGAAAACTTGATATTGAAACGTTCTTCTAGATTTTTTATATAATTAGTGAGCACAATAGGTTTATCCTGTTCTTCTTGAGCATTGATAGGTGCGCAATACAGAAAAAACAGGAACCCTAAGAAGAGTTTAAAACACTTGCTACGGAGTGTTCTCAGCATAGAAAAGTACATTATCACCCTCAATTTTGTATGTAATGCGAGATGGGGTACTTATACTTTTTAACGCCATATTTAGGTCTGTGTTGCTAAAAGTCCCTGTAAATAGTAAACTTGTATCAACATCCTTGGAATTTACCTTGATATCATACTGTCGTTCCAGTTCTTTGAACACATAGGATAACGGAATACTTGTAAAATTACTTTCGTTATTGATCCATGAGGGTTGTGCGCTTTCTGATTTGGAAACGTCCATTACTTTCCCTTCAATGACTAGAAAAGAAGAACCTGCGGGTAATTTAGTATCTAGATTCTTGTGCGAGACGCTTACTAAACCTTCATAACAAGTAACCTCAAAAAAGCCTTCCCTGTTTTCAACGTTAAATAGGGTTCCCAGTACAGAAACAATTCCATACTCGGTTGAGACAGTAAATTTTTTTCCTTTGGCAACCTTAAAAAATGCTTCCCCTTTTAGTTTGACGTTACGTTTTTCATCCCATTTTTTTTCACTGTACGAAATTTGTGAATCTGCGTTTAGAGTAATTTGTGAACTGTCCGGTAATACTAGTTCTGAACGTTCGGCCAATTGGGTGGTTATTGTCTCATCCAGTGAATTGACAAAAAAGTAAGAGCCTGTCAACAAAACAGCAATAACTGCAGCAACGCGCAAGAATTTTCTAAATGGATTTAATGTAATGACTTTAGGGGCATCTCCAATACGTTCGTTTTGTAGCTCCATTAAAGATTTTTCAATATCAAATTCAGGGGCCACCAACGTACCCGAAACCTCCTTTAATTTCATAAAAGAAGCGTAGGTATCGGATTGCTTAAATTCCGCAAGCTCATCATCGGGAAGTTCTCCGTTAAGCCATTTTGCCAGATAATTTTCTTGCATGGGTGCTATGCTTTATAGTTTATAACAATTTGCGAGTTAAATACCCTACTTTTTAGTTCTCAGTTCTCAGTTCTCAGTTCTCAGTTCTCAGATTTCAGATTTCAGATTTCAGATTTCAGATTTCAGATTTCAGAAAAGTGCTTTTAAAGATAGTTCATAAATACTTACATCTTTTTGTTGTCAATGTATTCATGTTTTTTAGTATCAATACCTTACCATCAACCATCAACCATCAACCATCAACCATCAACCATCAACCATCAACCATCAACCATCAACCATCAACCATCAACCATCAACCATCAACCATCAACCATCAACCATCAACCATCAACCATCAACCATCAACCATCAACCATCAACCATCAAC
The nucleotide sequence above comes from Flagellimonas sp. HMM57. Encoded proteins:
- a CDS encoding FecR family protein encodes the protein MQENYLAKWLNGELPDDELAEFKQSDTYASFMKLKEVSGTLVAPEFDIEKSLMELQNERIGDAPKVITLNPFRKFLRVAAVIAVLLTGSYFFVNSLDETITTQLAERSELVLPDSSQITLNADSQISYSEKKWDEKRNVKLKGEAFFKVAKGKKFTVSTEYGIVSVLGTLFNVENREGFFEVTCYEGLVSVSHKNLDTKLPAGSSFLVIEGKVMDVSKSESAQPSWINNESNFTSIPLSYVFKELERQYDIKVNSKDVDTSLLFTGTFSNTDLNMALKSISTPSRITYKIEGDNVLFYAENTP